The window ttcatagAGCACCCGTGATGCAGCTCGggcaggaagtggaaaggaaagcTGATCTGAGAGAAGtgaagtgaaacttgagtcttcttcAAGTatgtgtgagtcagtgaaactcgagtctttctCAGattgaaactcaagtctttttGAGCACCCGTGAGCCAACGAAcctcgagtcttcgtcaagcacccgtgaggCAGTGAAACCTGAGACTTCGTTGAGTACttgtgagtcactgaaactcaagtctttgtctgagtgaaacctgagtctttgttgagcacgcataagtcagtgaaactcaagtgttCTTCAAGGAcctttgagtcagtgaaactcccgTCTTTATTAAGCACCACTGAATTAGTGAAACTCGAGCTTTTGTCGAGCACGCATGGGTCAGTGAAACTAGAGTTTAATTGAGCACCcccgagtcagtgaaacacgagtcttggtcgagcacccgtgagtccgTAAAACTAGAGTCTTAGTCTattacctgtgagtcagtgaaacgtgAGTTTTTGTGATGAGTTTTGAACAATTTgttcatgactcgcacatctttcatgtctgaaacaaatagaCCATACCATATCACTGAAAAACCTGTATTGGCCTATATGGTATTTATATAGATATAAATATTTTGGCCTCTATTGTGCAAGTAGTCAACTATATTTAACTacttgacctacactggatttggattggttttatgaaacaaaaatgtgaaaaataacaaagtGGTACCTGCTTTGTTTCAGATTTCTGTATACGGCCCTtgatgggaaaagtttggacacccctgctgcaaGCCAAGAGTGCATGGAactttactgtatttactgcaTAGACTGCAAAACTCTTCCCTTCAGTGAGTCAAGGCCCTTCCCAAGTGGGCGTGTGTCACAGTCCAGCCCTCTCTCACTCCCACTTACTACCCAAAAAAAGAGCGAGAGAGGGAAAGAGGGCGAGAGAAATGCAAACAGCCAATCAGATGAGGTCTGAAGTCTTGACAGGAGTTTTTCACTGCGCTCCAGTGTCACAAGTTTTTGGTCTACTTTGTGGCCCAGGGTGGTGCACAGCTGGAGGCGCATTGTGTGTATTCAAGCAGGACGGCATGGCCATTGTATGTGCCAATATATGGAGGCTAGGATGAGGAGGGGGACACAACCAGCCTGAAGCCCCTGTCAGCGGTGTCCAGTGATTGTCTCCCTCTTCTCTCTCGCTATGAGCTGCCTGGATGTGATGTACCACCAAAGCTATGGAGCACACCTCCTGCCCGCAGAAGCTTACAGGTCCACTTATTACAACCACCATCACCAGCAACAACAGGTGAGTTTACTTTCTTTCCTGGGGTGACATCTGGAACTTACTAACTAGAGCACCATGGAGAGCACAAGCCTCCTCCATAGGCTTTGTCACTCATGAAAGTTGCAAAAACATCAGATTTTGATGTTAAAACGCGGTGGAGTTTCATCAAGAGCCAGAATTTCTTCCACAAAAAATGGAGGATGTCATACGTTGTCCGGTCCGAGATCAGCTACATAAGCATCTGAAAAAGTTGAACAGGATTTTGCGTGATAGATTTAAATACGCTCAATATGCAAATTGGATCAGATTCATAACAAACAGCTTATGACTTTGCATACACTACAAATTTAGTTAAAATAAGATTCAAATGGACATACTATAACATTTGAAGGATTTCCATTTTTATGTGtttacaaatattattattattattatgtttcattattattattattttctcagCACATGTTGTTTCATTATTGCTGGTTCATTCACCAGGATAGAAACAgagttatgattattatattaaatattatattatattattatattaaacagtatattgtattattgttttttttatattatataaaaaaataagcaaatgtCGGACTTTGACTGGAAAAATTTATTATTTCCATGTGTAAATCAGTCGGTAATGGACACAGGACAATGTTACTGCTCTTGTATACGctttaaaaagtacattgttATGAAGGTAATGCCGGCGTCCTCACTACCTCCGTCAAGGCTTCTGACCATCCACTGGACGGGAAATTGGCTCCAGCCAAACCAAATTCTTTGGAATAAATGTGAATTTGTAGTGTATCCCCCGGTAGATCTTGCGTTCATGCTTTCATTTCACCTTTCAGAGGAGGCTGAGTGCTCACACTAAGATGCACAACTGCTCAAACCATCAGCAAGCCGGAGGAAGAGTACTACCGTCCAGAGATCAAGGTCTTCGGCACGGTCATGGAACCGAATCTGGATGTGTATCGATACCTGACTTGGAGCTGAAAGACGGAACTCAACCAGCCGAAGCGGAGTACCTTAACTCCCGGTGTATATTGTTTACGTACTTCCAAGGAGACATCGGCGATGTGGTAGATGAACACTTCTCTCGGGCGCTCAGTCAGTCCGCTGGACTTCACAGAGAGACAAAGCCAATTCGTATGAGTCAGCCGTCTGTTTCGAGTAATACCCACACATGGAAAGGTAAAAGGAGGTAGTGTAATTGTTGAAGGACTTGTACTAGATTTAACGTATGTCTGTTTCAGATGGCGAGTCACTCCCGGAGGGTCAGAACTGCTCAGTTTGGAACAACACTTATCCATCCCATCCCACGACTTGCCTCCCTTCTGTGTCGGTCCACCCAGAATTCTCCTCCAGTCCCATTTCCCTCAACCACGCTGATGGAGGTCTGTGGGCTGGCCATGTGCTCTCCCAGGCCAGCCTCCAACCCTTGGCTACTCTCACCGACAGCTGGACCTACAGCCTGAACCCCCAAAACACAAGCGGCTACCCCAACGTCCATGACGTCTACCACCCTCACCCCCACATCCACGCTCggcaccaccaccatcaccaccaccaccctatGTTCCATTCGTATCCAAGTCATGGCGCAGCGTTAGATTCAAGGTTCAGTCCTCTTCTCCTGCCGGGTGTGAGGAACCAGAGCCAGCCCTCAGCCAGTGCCGGAAGTTCCCCACATAGCGAGGGTGCAAAGACTGAGCTGGAGGCGAGTAATACTAGCCCAGTCACGGCTTCATCTGTCTCCTGGACCCCCTCCCCCCTCCATGGATCCTTGGAATTGTATGATTCAGGTAGGTGGCGCAAAACCGTCCCACACATAACATATTAGAGAAGAAGTAATCCTGATCCTCTCTTATTCTTTCTCTGCAGTTCATGAACAGACCAAAGCTAAATCATCCGTTTGGTTCTAGCCCTTGACATGGACTCTATGACGCTGGTGACAAAGTACATGATGGATGCTCCGACTACTGCTCCTGCCTGTTTCTTCCATCTTTGTAGGCTATTTTTGTCCAGAATCAAGATTTTGTCTGTGCTGCAATTCTGGTCCAATTCTTGTAATGATAGCTTTTGAGTTTCTAAGTTGCTCATCAAATTCAACCCTCCAAGGCTCCAAATGCCACAAATAATTGAACATCTTAATTGAGTTGAACCTGTTCAGAGCCTTTCTGATCATGATTCTGTTTGTGGCCCCATTTCAGTCTTTAAAAAATCGTAGTGTTTGattttttaagttgctcatcAAATTCAATCCTCTAAGGCTCCAAATGCCTAGAATTATTGAAAGTCTTAATTGACTCACCTTTCAGACAAAGCTTTTCTGATAATttggcattattattattattattattattatgttatgttactaTGTCAAAGTGGTTCTGTTTCAAGAACTTTTGCTTTTAAATAATGTACAGTTTTGCATTTCTAAGTGTTGTGTTTGGGCTGGATgctacatttgattttttttccaaaagggaagtgtgtgttgtatattttgatactgtatgttgtactGTAAGTAATAAATTATGAAGTTCTATATGCAAATTAAGCCATTTTTGTGGACCTTGCAAATGTGTGTTTATGAGTTAAATGTGTTCAGTGAGTTACATCCGATAGACCAGTAGTCACTTCAAGGAAAGTTAAATAGCCTTTATAATATTGCGGATTCAGCAACccagttttcatgtttttacttAAAAAGCTCCAGGATCAACATCAAGCCTATACTTTAAGCAAGTggtttacaattattttctgtctccCTCCCCCCAGGGGACAGATTTTTTCTCTAGTCCCTCCCCtaattgaaatactattgagaacctgataatattaatttattgatctgtacaaaccactgtagtATATGAATTGCTGGCTACCAGAATGCTGTATGAAGTCACCTGATTATCCAAACAGATGAATAAAACTAGCTGAGACAGCTTCTGCAACAGCATAAAACAATTTCCAAGTTTACTCACGGGTCCTCCTGACACCTGACCGCGCCCATCATCCATCCTGGTAGGCTTGCCAcactatttgagaaaaaaacgcTTTAAACCATGGTTTATACAATCACATATAATCTTGCACACTGTGAAAAATGACTGAGAGAATGTAGTATTGATTGATTATTTGACAAAAGACTATTGATTAATTAGTTTACTAAGCTATTCATAACCAATATTGAAGTCAAATGGTATGCATTTATACTAAATTCTTACTGAAAAAATAACCTTTGACCAGCGGGAGCAGAGGAAATAGGTTGCATTCCACACATAGATAAACATAAGATACCATAAACAGGTTGGTTGCCTTTCCTCacgcacaaacatgcacatgaaATCACACACAGACCGTCCAGCAAACGTCAAGAATGCATTTTGTCCTGTCTGGACAGGAAGTTTGCTGGGCATGGCAGACACAGACACGCAATTGGACCAGTTAGCTGTTTTGTTCCTTCTGTATTATTACTCCTGCGAGAATTGTGAGCATAAAAAACGCAAATAGGATGAGGACAGTGGATGAGATTTTAATGAGTATGTCGAAAGAATACTCTAAAAAGGCATTTTAGACTGCGTTTGTTGGCGTAACCAGCAGCAGCATGAGTGCTCAGATCAGTTGGTATGATCAACAGTAGCAGCCCACAAACATTCCACTTCCCTTTGCCCCCGTCAGCGCTTCTCCATCTTCATTACACAGCAGCACTTCAGATCTGGAATAAATCACAAGCAGGAGGTCCGAGTGGAACAAGGTAGCTTGGAACACAGTAGATCCTAGCTTTGTGTTGTGGTTCTAGTACGGGACCACAGGTGAATGGCGAAAAACTGCGATTAATTGATACtcccataaaaatgtgtaattttgacACAAAGTACATTATACATTACACAGtgtataatgtaagatgatccaggAACAGATAGAATCAGAGTCACAGTGTAGCCGTTAGCCTGGTTGGCAGGCTAGCgctagaggctagcaggctagaaAAGGTGTTTCTTCAAGCCACGTCTACGTAATCcatactgcttgcctgttgtaattcctgTAACGACTTAGTATCACGTATTAACTACATGCTTTGAGGATGGATTAACAGCCGAGACTAGTACTTCTGTAGCCAAACAAAGTTTTGCTCACAGCACACAattatggtgcgttcaaagtgtgaaatctcaacgcttgacaaaaacacattGTCAGTGAAGCATACAGACATTAACAAGTAAAAAATTGTGGGAtcttttaacagtggtacatgcattctgtacattttatttggattatcgcgtatttatgaattattaccgacttatggtTAAGGAGTTGTGTTTTctgcggggatctactgtatatgtatatgcaagACATACCTGTACTAGGATTGTGATCTCTGATACTTAAAACATGGAAACACTCAACAACGTTAACATTCTCACAAAACAGGaacacattttgtcattaaaacagaaaaacaaggcAGATTTTGCAGCAgaatttgttttttctcccaaaGCTCCTAATTATCATGAGCATGTATTGTGCATCAGCATGTCGAGTACTTAAATGCAAACAGACATCCCACTGGCAGCCTTGGAGAAACACTGCAGGCACTTCCACTGCAGGAAAAACTTCTCAAAAAGTAAATTCCAATTGCCTATGAATCCCAAAAGGGGTAagtgttttaaaatgaattgGAGTTTAAAGTAGTTATTCTGGGGGGTTTTCAGATTCCTTATACTCCTAGCAATGTGTagaatgaaattaaaatacACGTACTTGAGTAAATGTACTTTTACAAGCATGTGCTGTATGTGCTCCCATCTGAGCTCTCATCTGTTTTTTTGGAAGGATTGCCTCTTTTGTATCCAATATCCTTCATTTCAGTACTGCATCATTGTATTGGATTTTAAaggaagaggaaaaataattagaTTATATTCTCCTTTTTGCCGAGCCCCATTTCTGCCCTTGTTGAGTTCCGACGGGGATTCCGGTGATTGCTGCCCTTTCTGAGCTTCCATTAACAAACAACcctccccaccccaccccccacacacaAATATAATATTTGATAAGAATGAAAAAATTAATAGATGTCCTCCTTAAGTGAGACAGCACTACACAGGACGAAATTGAATGAGGATGTTGTCATTGATGATATTATGGACTGGTTAAAGGAGACCTATTATACTCTTTttcaggcctttgtattgagttctctgcatctcttcctgcagtgtttccttgggtttcctgcctcccaccAAAACGGTCTGtataatttactccaccccggCCCTACTCGAGGCacgcccactccgctgtgattggtcacactcccaagcgcttcgaggacttccggacaacTGCTGAACCCTTCTTGtctgattacttacacaaaataaacaccgTTAAGACAcggataaattgttacttacagcttgctcttctgactcttcaacacgaccaagtaacgttggaaaggcgtcggacttcagcaacaggcAAATGGTCCAGCTTTGTATTGGCccgtgttcacaaaacagtacGGTGTGAAGTTCCGTTGGCATTGTTTAACACAATAATACAACATGTAACTACATTTATAGGTCATAAAAAAGgcaaagcataataggtcccttTTAAGAATTGTCCCTTGCAGTGTCGCAGTTTGATTATCACTCCCTTGCTATATTGCATTGTGCATTAATCAATAATGATCActcacaaactccacacagaaatgcccaacagagattcgaacccaggtcttccccatctcctgactgtgtggccaacatgctaaccactagaccaccatgcggttCCACTAGGAACATATCAGCAATATTGACACAAatcattgagacattaccttacattaccttaccttaacactgcatgaagtcagccatggcatgtccaacgtgacagagtgaaaaaaagttatcttcccatcccgtgtggaagtggtaagttttttgctacttaagtttagaagaaataaatttgaggctaactggttagctcgggagctagcggccatctcgagtccctgcagcataagagttccaatgtggtgtaaacagtgAAGAAATGAGTGATgactgtaaaagtgactataggggcgttatttcatgtctacagggctctaataatctcaTAATGTAAttcataaagaggttttctatgctcttactgaaaatattcaatttcttaacattgaatcctatatcgtggaaattcatttactgtatatggcaggggcgtcaaactgcaTTGCCGCATTGTTATGATTACTCTCAACTCAGAAAccatataaatgtatatgtactttatgtatttatttatcccacagcggggaaatgtATCATCACCTCAGGATATTACACATTTCATTATcagcattttcattttctttgtatTGCTTTACCAACAAACTTACATAGGAATCATaagtcaaggtgccaagcaGACATTTGAGTATACAACTATtgtataattcattttaaatagggtttgacaacaacagcaaaccAGAAACTGCATTCAGTACaaactgtcaaaattgacaggACAAATACATtcagcaaaaatgttatttttattttattttattatatttgatttaatataataaaaatatatttgaacatgtttaaaaataaataaaattattattaataataataattaaaatatatcaaatgtttttaaatactaaaaataattttttaaaatacaatgaaaaaaaagtgttttatttttttacatgaagacTTTCATGGGCCACGTAAAATGAAATGGCGGGCTGAATCTGGCCCCCAGGCCTTGAATTTGACATCTGTAATATTTGGTGGGGTcgaatttttatttaattttgtcttttttgttttgttttttccaaagtTAGGCATTTTTCAACATAAGTTGTTAataatttacaataataatacatgtacaGCATAAATGTATCACTGTTAAGAAAATCCCACAATGTTTCCAAGTTTACGTCTTTATGCTTGACTTGGCACTTGACACAGCGTtgacactttgtttggcggtccttgaatgcaccatagctgCTGTGGATGCAAACGTTTGTTTGGCTATGGAAACGGTACCTTTGATTCTTCAAGATGTGTGTgagcatatttagggcttaaccctggattgtgtcatgagtgaacaatggcaattgaagagagaaggggagggttctggagctcaaTGTAATTTAATAACTACAACAGTCACCTTTATTGCAATTGTACACAGCAATTTCAGTAGCTCAGGTGTGGATATCGTCACCACTGCCACTATGGGAGGGTTGCCAGCCATGATTGAATGCATGTCTTTGCAGCCTATGCGCAAAACTACCAGTCGTGTTGTGATAGCAGGGAGAGCAGCGTTCTCCTCTGTTCCATTCAGTAGGTTCTTGCTGTCAGCTCCACTCTGGGTAATGTTCCAGTAACCGCGGAGGCCAGTACATAGCTGTCATTCCTCTGCTCACTCAAAGCACATTT is drawn from Dunckerocampus dactyliophorus isolate RoL2022-P2 chromosome 9, RoL_Ddac_1.1, whole genome shotgun sequence and contains these coding sequences:
- the vgll3 gene encoding transcription cofactor vestigial-like protein 3, whose product is MSCLDVMYHQSYGAHLLPAEAYRSTYYNHHHQQQQRRLSAHTKMHNCSNHQQAGGRVLPSRDQGLRHGHGTESGCVSIPDLELKDGTQPAEAEYLNSRCILFTYFQGDIGDVVDEHFSRALSQSAGLHRETKPIRMSQPSVSSNTHTWKDGESLPEGQNCSVWNNTYPSHPTTCLPSVSVHPEFSSSPISLNHADGGLWAGHVLSQASLQPLATLTDSWTYSLNPQNTSGYPNVHDVYHPHPHIHARHHHHHHHHPMFHSYPSHGAALDSRFSPLLLPGVRNQSQPSASAGSSPHSEGAKTELEASNTSPVTASSVSWTPSPLHGSLELYDSVHEQTKAKSSVWF